Proteins from one Planctomyces sp. SH-PL62 genomic window:
- a CDS encoding FHA domain-containing protein has protein sequence MTAHEIVLLKWTREPPAVLIRSHSRPPKPAIPPAAEIDIAMNYTLQVVKGRSDVGALRLIDGVNSVGRHDDCVIRIRSSQVSRRHCEIFEADDRLMVRDLGSSNGTYVNGQRVLGQQPLNVGDVIGIGGVSLRVDPLGAHTGSAPVSPGGDTAELEAVADAVEVDEADDFEVSIDVEEAEEEDGFDLNEFPDAIPLEDADEPTPEPAKPPKKDAKKAEAKAEASETAKPSEQDDDAVAQFLMDLKLDDDD, from the coding sequence GTGACGGCTCACGAGATTGTACTTTTGAAATGGACTCGGGAGCCCCCGGCCGTGCTCATCAGGTCGCATTCGCGACCCCCCAAACCAGCGATTCCGCCAGCAGCCGAGATCGATATCGCGATGAATTACACACTTCAAGTCGTCAAGGGGCGGAGCGACGTCGGAGCGCTCAGGCTGATCGACGGGGTCAACAGCGTAGGTCGCCACGACGACTGCGTGATCCGGATCCGTTCTTCGCAGGTCAGCCGCCGACATTGCGAGATCTTCGAGGCCGACGACCGATTGATGGTCCGCGACCTGGGGAGTTCCAACGGAACCTACGTCAACGGCCAGCGGGTGCTGGGGCAGCAGCCCCTGAACGTCGGCGACGTGATCGGCATCGGCGGCGTTTCGCTCCGGGTCGACCCGCTCGGCGCCCACACGGGCTCGGCTCCGGTTTCGCCCGGCGGCGACACTGCCGAGTTGGAAGCGGTCGCCGACGCGGTGGAAGTGGACGAGGCCGACGACTTCGAGGTGAGCATCGACGTCGAGGAGGCCGAGGAAGAGGACGGCTTCGACCTGAACGAATTCCCGGACGCCATCCCCCTCGAGGACGCCGACGAGCCCACCCCGGAACCCGCCAAGCCCCCGAAAAAGGATGCCAAGAAGGCCGAGGCCAAGGCTGAGGCGAGCGAAACGGCCAAGCCGTCCGAGCAGGACGACGACGCCGTCGCGCAGTTCCTCATGGACCTGAAGCTCGACGACGACGATTGA
- a CDS encoding P-II family nitrogen regulator, protein MTQIDEPIPETPDPDDPVRRGRPVQIIALVKPFRAQAVLAALESVEILGGVVREAMGYGRQKNRLNQYLGSEYNASFLPKVELTVFVEEPHVGAAVRAIVGEARTGRIGDGKILILPCFHDYLSW, encoded by the coding sequence ATGACTCAGATCGACGAACCGATCCCCGAGACTCCGGACCCCGACGATCCCGTCAGGCGGGGCCGGCCGGTCCAGATCATCGCCCTGGTGAAACCCTTTCGCGCGCAGGCGGTGCTCGCCGCGCTCGAGTCGGTCGAGATCCTCGGCGGGGTCGTGCGGGAGGCGATGGGCTACGGCCGACAGAAGAATCGCCTGAACCAATATCTGGGGAGCGAGTACAACGCCTCGTTCCTCCCCAAGGTGGAGCTCACCGTTTTCGTCGAGGAACCGCACGTCGGGGCGGCGGTCCGGGCGATCGTCGGCGAGGCGCGCACCGGGAGGATCGGGGACGGCAAGATCCTGATCCTGCCCTGTTTCCACGATTACCTGAGCTGGTGA